In the genome of Zobellia nedashkovskayae, the window TTGGCTACTACCTGATCAAAAAGGTACTCGCCATCTAGAACAACAATTAAAGGGTATTTTTTTTCTTTGTCGTAATCTTCTGGAAAGTAGTATTTTACGTCTCGTCTCTCTTGTAATTTAAAAGATTCAAAGATCTCTTGTGTAACTTGTGCGTTGAGGCTCGCGCAAAGCAGGCATGCAAAAAAAGTAAGTTTGCGTAACATGGTTTAGTTTTTGGGTACAACGAAACCTTATCGGCTTCTGTTGAATAACGGTAATACCAGAAAAGATATTGCCCCAAAAACGACGATCATTAGAGTTTGTGCAATCCACATAATCCATCCGAAGGCATCACCGGACACCGCGCTAATGCCAAAAATGGTCAACGCACTGCTTACTGCTATGGGGTATAGGCCAATGCCACCATTGGTAGCCGTCATTGCAAAAGACCCAGCTACAAAAGCAACCATAAGTTGACTTAACGATAGGTGTATGGTTTCGGGTACGGTAAATTTAATGACCCAAAGCATGCCAATGTAACAACCCCAAATAAAAAGGGTGTGCAGTACAAACGCCCATTTCTTTTTCATTTTAAAAATGCTAAAAACACCTTCCATAAGTCCTTTAACGAAGCCTTTAATCTTGATGGCTATTTTATGCGACGATTTTTTAATGAAAATAAAAAAGAATACCAGACCTACAAGTCCTGCTCCCATCAATAGTAATAGTCCTTTAATGTTGAACCCTTTATCTTGTAGAAAACCTAAAATAATATCTGTCTGTAAGAGTAAAGTGATGCCTATTAGCGATAAAAGCATAATTACATCAATAACACGCTCTGTTACAATAGTTCCAAACCCTTTTTCAAAAGGCACGCCTTCATAGGTGGTGAGGGCTGTGGCTCTAAGAATCTCCCCTGTTCTTGGTATGCCTAGGTTTGCAAAATAGGCCATCAAAATGATAAAAATATTGTTTATTATTTTAGGTTTGTAACCTAAAGGTTCCAATAAAAAGTTCCAACGAACGGCCCTAGAGATATGGCCTAGGATACCGAGTAGTATAGAAATGCTAACCCAAAAAAGGTCAGCTTCCTTAATGTAAAATAATATTTGAGTTCTATCTTCTGGTGATGTCTTATAATAAGAGTACCAAACTAAAAAAACTCCCAAGGCTATTGGGAGTAGTGTTTTTAGAATCTTTTTAAGTTTCTCGTTCAATTTTACTTCAATAAATTGGTTTCTTCGTTAGGGAATACCAATGAAGGGTTAAACTTTTTAGCTTCTTCAATATCCATTCTACCATAGGTAATAAGAATAAGAATATCACCAACAGCTACTTTTCTGGACGCTGCACCATTTAAAGTAATTTCACCACTTTTTCTTGGCCCTGGTATAGCATAGGTTTCTAGCCGCTCACCATTGTTATTGTTTACAATCTGTACTTTTTCACCTCTTATAATGTTTGCTGCATCCATTAAATCTTCATCAATAGTGATGCTACCGATATAATTTAAATCGGCTCCGGTAACTTTTACACGGTGTATTTTAGATTTTACAACTTCTATTTGCATGGGATAAAGGTAATTAATTATAGGGCAATATTGTCTATTAGCCGAACTCCGTCAGCATAAACGGCGATAAACGCTCTATATTTTAGTTTTTCGTTTTTTCTTGTAATTGGGCTTAGGGTTTCTACATCGGTTATTTCAATATATTCCAACTCTAAATCTTCTTGTTCTTTAAATTGTATTTTGACCCAATCTAATATGTAATTAGCACTTTCCGTGCCAAATTTTTCTTTGACAGTTAGTAGTGTATTGTAAATGAACGAGGCTTTTTGTCGTAATGATGTGGATAACCTTTCATTACGTGAGCTCATGGCCAAGCCATTGGCTTCCCTAACAATTGGGCAGCCTATAATCTCCACAGGAATCTGCTGTTGTTTTACCAGCTTTCTTATAATTTGTAGTTGTTGAAAGTCCTTTTCTCCAAAGTAAGCCCTGTCTGGTTTTACAAGTAAAAGAAGCGCTTCAACAATAGTACCCACCCCATTAAAGTGGTCATCTCTAAATGCACCTTCCATAACCGTGTCTAAGCCTTCAAAATCATACTTCTTGGCTTTAATATTTTGATCATAGACTTCATCCGCAGAAGGAGAAAAAATAAGGATATCTTCCGAAATATTAGAAAGTAAATCCAAATCGGCTTCAAAAGTATCCGGATATTTAGCAAGATCTTCCTTATTGTCAAACTGCGTGGGGTTTACGAAAATACTTACTACAACGGTTTGATTTTCTTTAACTGCCTTTTGAACCAGGGAGGCATGACCAGTGTGAAGTGCACCCAAGGTGGGTACGAGCCCTAATTTATTTATTTTAGGCAGGGTTGAAATGTGATCGGAGAGTTCTTTTTTAGTTTTGAATACTAGCATAGGTTTGGTTTAAAAGCGAGCAAACTTACTATAATTACGGCTAATCTGTAGAATTTTCGTAATTTTGCACGCACGTTGCACCAAATAAATAAAAAACATTGCATATATGAATGGTAAAAAGATATTGTTCGTCTCGTCGGAGTTAGTACCCTACCTTCCACAGAACGAAGTTTCCCTAATGTCTTATGAAACTCCTAGGATGGTCAACAGTAATGGCGGTCAAATCCGGATTTTTATGCCGAGATATGGCAATATAAACGAGCGTAGACACCAACTTCACGAGGTGATACGTTTGTCAGGTATGAATTTAGTTATCAATGACATGGATATGCCTCTTATAATTAAGGTGGCTTCCATACCTCGCGAGCGTATTCAGGTTTATTTTATAGACAATGATGAGTATTTTAAGCGTAAGGCTACGTTTACTGATACGGACGGTAATTTGTTTCCGGACAACGATCAAAGAGCTATCTTTTTTGCCAAGGGTGTTGTTGAAACAGTCAAGAAGTTAAATTGGTCTCCAGATATAATACATGTTCATGGGTGGTTGGCTTCTTTGTTGCCATTGTATTTAAAAAAATACTATGCAGACGAGCCATTGTTCAATGCTAGTAAAATAGTCACTTCGGTTTATGGTAAATCTTTTGAAGGTGAACTAGATTCTGATATGATTAAGAAAGTAGCTTTTGATGGTATTTCAGAAGATAGTATTCAGGATCTTAAAACCCCCAATTATAATAATTTGTTAAAGATTGCTGTAGATAACTCGGATGCTGTTATTTTAGCTGCGGAAGATATTCCAGAAGATTTACAGAGTCATATATCCAACCTTGAAAAACCTGTGTTGCCATATGTTACCTTACAAGAATTTGAGGAAGCCTATGCCAATTTTTATAACACTGAAGTTTTAAAATAGCCCGAATGATTTTTTTGAACAGATTAAAACTTCCTGCTCTTGCAGTAATAGCACTTGTCACCATCTTTGCATCTTGTGAAGAAGACTTAACAACCGTTGGCTCTGGTGTAGTTGGAGGGGAGCCGTTCAAAAACAATAAGGCTGTTTTTGACGTTTTTGCCTATAATAAGAAGATTAAGGCGGTTGCTACTAATCAATTGCCTATATATCAATTAGGTATTTATGACGACCCTCTTTACGGAAGAACTGAGGCGCAAGTAACTACTCAAGTTTTGTTGCCTAGTGCTAATCCTACTTTTGGGACGTATTCTCAATTACTAGAAGAAACAGAGAATGCAAGTGTACTTGCTCAGATACCGGAAAATGAAACGATAGATTCAGTATACCTATATATTCCATTTTTGACGAACCCTACAGGAGATGCAGATTTAGATGGTCTTATTGATGAGTTAGATGCTGACCCATTAGATCCAAATAGTGATACTGATGGAGGTGGTCTTACAGATAGTCAAGAAGATGTAAAAGGTTCAAATCCTCTTGATGATGCTGATGATGCTGATGATGCTGATTTTGTAGCAGATCAGTTTGCTAAAACTTTTGACTTGGATAGTATCTATGTTGATAGTAGATTGTATGATCAGGATATTGATAACCCAACGTTTAATCTAAAAGTACAACAATCTACTTTTTTTATGCGAGACTTGGATCCTACTGCTAATTTTCAAGAAGCGCAAGAGTATTACTCTAACCAAGAGTTTCCGGCTAATTCGTTCGGTGAAGTTCTTTATGACAGTTCGGTCGTAGGTCCACTGGTTATTAGTTCTGAACAAATAGCTTTACGCCAACGAGATGATGAATCAACTGAGGACGTTATAGAATCTGATCAGTTTAGTTATTTGAATCCAGGTATTCGAGTAGCTTTGGATAAAGACTTTTTTCAGGAAAATATTTTAGATAAAGAGGGTTCATCTGAACTTACTACTCAAGCAAATTTTAAGGAGTTTTTAAGAGGATTGCATTTGTCTGTTACAGAAGGCGGTCAAGATGTAATGTTTTTGTTCAACCTAAAATCAGCAAGTATTACGGTCTCTTATAGTTATGATAGTGCAGATACAGATGGGGTAGTTACTCAACAAAGTAAGCAGGGAGACTTAGTACTTAATTTCATGCAAGATATTTTCAGTTCAACAACGGGCTTGGTTACGAGTACCGAGGGTAATGCGGCAAATACGTTTGTTAATGAATTATATCCCAATGAAATATCAGATAATTTAGATACTGGTGAAAATGCATCTAAGATTTATTTGAAAGGTGGAGCTGGTTCTTTTGCCGAAATTAAACTATTCGATGACGCAAACAGTAGAGAGGCTATAAATGAAATAAAAGCTAATAATTGGATTATTAATAATGCCAATCTTGTGTTTTATGTAGCTGATGATAATTTAGGCGCAGAGCCTCAAAAATTGTATTTATATAATAAGTCAACTAATGCAAGTTTGCCTCTATCAGCAATTGATGCTACTAGTCAATTGGCTGAGTATGATGGGGAATTAGAGACTTCCAGTGCTGCAAAAGGTGTCAAATACACCGTAGATGTTACTACTTATATTAATAGTCTTGTGTTGGATGATGCAGAAAATGTCACTTTAGGGCTTACAACTACACCTAACCTGTTTTTTTCTACTACGCGTAATGCTATGCTGGAGAACAATGTTGAAGAAGAATTACCGGTTGCAAATACTTTAACGCCATTAGGTACTTCTCTGTATGGTAGCGAAGTTAGTGCAGCTGATTCTGATAAGAAGTTACAGCTTGAAATTTTCTATACCGAAACCAACTAGTTTTTATACAAAACAATTACTCTAATTTTATTTACGCGAGTTTACGCTTTAAGCAGTGAGATTAACCTTACTATACCAATAAACGTTATTTTTCGTTTTATAGGTGTGTTTTAGGGAGATTTCGCCAGCTTCTAGTACATTTGCGGCAAAGTGTTTATTTCCCCCAACTTAAATTAACTTATACAGTATGTGTGGAATAGTAGGTTATATAGGGCATAGAGATGCCTATCCGATTATAGTAAAAGGTTTACAACGTCTTGAATATAGAGGATATGATAGTGCCGGTGTTGCAATTTACGACGGCGAAAAAATAAACTTGGCAAAGACCAAGGGTAAAGTTGAAGATTTAAAGAAAAAGGCCGAAAGTACTATTTCTATAGAAGGAAAATTAGGTATTGGTCATACACGTTGGGCTACCCATGGGGTGCCAAACGATGTTAATTCTCATCCACATTATTCTAATTCCGGTGATTTAGTAATTATCCATAACGGAATTATTGAAAATTATGAGTCTATAAAGAAAGAACTTACCAAAAGAGGGTATACTTTTAAATCAGATACAGATACGGAAGTTTTAATTAACCTTATTGAAGAGGTTCAAAAGTCTGAAGATGTAAAGTTGGGCAAAGCTGTTCAGCTTGCTTTGAATGAAGTAGTAGGTGCTTATGCTATTGCTGTTTTTGATATTAAGAAGCCTGATGAGATAGTGGTTGCCAAATTAGGTAGTCCATTAGCAATTGGAGTTGGTGATAATGAATTTTTCATTGCTTCTGATGCTTCGCCATTTATTGAGTTCACCAATAATGCTATATACCTTCAAGACGAAGAAATGGCTATTATTCGACTAGGGAAGGAAATCAAGCTCCGTAAAATAAAAAATGATGCTGTAGCATACCCGAATATTCTCGAATTGAAAATGAATATCGAGGAGATTGAAAAAGGTGGTTATGATCATTTTATGCTCAAGGAAATTTATGAGCAACCAAGGGCTATTTTGGATACCTATAGAGGTAGGTTACGTGCAGCTCAAGGTCTTGTAAAGATGGCTGGTATTGATGAGAATTTAGAAAAGTTCATGAACGCTAACCGCATAATTATTGTGGCTTGTGGAACTTCTTGGCATGCAGGTCTGGTTGCCGAGTATATATTTGAAGATTTGGCAAGAATACCAGTAGAAGTAGAGTACGCTTCTGAGTTTAGATATAGAAACCCTGTCATTACAGATAAGGATGTGCTTATTGCCATTTCTCAATCTGGTGAAACTGCAGATACTTTGGCCGCTATAAAATTGGCAAAGGAAAAAGGAGCTTATGTATTTGGTGTTTGTAATGTGGTAGGTTCTTCTATTGCTAGAGAATCAGATTCAGGCGCTTATACTCATGCCGGTCCGGAGATAGGAGTGGCCTCAACCAAAGCTTTTACAACGCAGATTACTGTTCTTACGCTAATTGCGTTAAAATTGGCAAAGGAAAAAGGTGCTTTTTCTCAATCTAGATTCCATGAATTTTTGACTGAACTAGAAACTATTCCTGCTAAGGTAGAGAAAGTGTTAGAAAGCAATGCTCTTATAGAAAAGATTGCAGAGGTTTATAAGGATTCTACCAATTGTTTATATCTGGGTAGAGGGTATAATTTCCCTGTAGCTTTGGAAGGAGCGCTTAAACTTAAAGAAATTAGTTATATTCATGCTGAAGGATATCCTGCTGCAGAGATGAAGCATGGACCTATCGCATTGATAGATGAACAAATGCCAGTATTTGTGATTGCCACTAAGAGAGGTCATTATGAAAAAGTGGTAAGTAATATTCAAGAAATCAAATCAAGAAAAGGAAAGATAATAGCTATTGTAACAGAAGGTGATACACAGGTTAAGGAACTTGCCGATCATGTAATTGAAGTGCCTGAGACTTTGGAAAGCCTTACGCCATTATTAACTACAATTCCGTTGCAACTGTTGTCATACCACATTGCGGTAATGCGTAATTGTAATGTAGATCAGCCTAGAAACTTGGCAAAATCGG includes:
- a CDS encoding lysylphosphatidylglycerol synthase transmembrane domain-containing protein gives rise to the protein MNEKLKKILKTLLPIALGVFLVWYSYYKTSPEDRTQILFYIKEADLFWVSISILLGILGHISRAVRWNFLLEPLGYKPKIINNIFIILMAYFANLGIPRTGEILRATALTTYEGVPFEKGFGTIVTERVIDVIMLLSLIGITLLLQTDIILGFLQDKGFNIKGLLLLMGAGLVGLVFFFIFIKKSSHKIAIKIKGFVKGLMEGVFSIFKMKKKWAFVLHTLFIWGCYIGMLWVIKFTVPETIHLSLSQLMVAFVAGSFAMTATNGGIGLYPIAVSSALTIFGISAVSGDAFGWIMWIAQTLMIVVFGAISFLVLPLFNRSR
- the panC gene encoding pantoate--beta-alanine ligase, coding for MLVFKTKKELSDHISTLPKINKLGLVPTLGALHTGHASLVQKAVKENQTVVVSIFVNPTQFDNKEDLAKYPDTFEADLDLLSNISEDILIFSPSADEVYDQNIKAKKYDFEGLDTVMEGAFRDDHFNGVGTIVEALLLLVKPDRAYFGEKDFQQLQIIRKLVKQQQIPVEIIGCPIVREANGLAMSSRNERLSTSLRQKASFIYNTLLTVKEKFGTESANYILDWVKIQFKEQEDLELEYIEITDVETLSPITRKNEKLKYRAFIAVYADGVRLIDNIAL
- the panD gene encoding aspartate 1-decarboxylase, with translation MQIEVVKSKIHRVKVTGADLNYIGSITIDEDLMDAANIIRGEKVQIVNNNNGERLETYAIPGPRKSGEITLNGAASRKVAVGDILILITYGRMDIEEAKKFNPSLVFPNEETNLLK
- a CDS encoding glycogen/starch synthase, giving the protein MNGKKILFVSSELVPYLPQNEVSLMSYETPRMVNSNGGQIRIFMPRYGNINERRHQLHEVIRLSGMNLVINDMDMPLIIKVASIPRERIQVYFIDNDEYFKRKATFTDTDGNLFPDNDQRAIFFAKGVVETVKKLNWSPDIIHVHGWLASLLPLYLKKYYADEPLFNASKIVTSVYGKSFEGELDSDMIKKVAFDGISEDSIQDLKTPNYNNLLKIAVDNSDAVILAAEDIPEDLQSHISNLEKPVLPYVTLQEFEEAYANFYNTEVLK
- the glmS gene encoding glutamine--fructose-6-phosphate transaminase (isomerizing), whose protein sequence is MCGIVGYIGHRDAYPIIVKGLQRLEYRGYDSAGVAIYDGEKINLAKTKGKVEDLKKKAESTISIEGKLGIGHTRWATHGVPNDVNSHPHYSNSGDLVIIHNGIIENYESIKKELTKRGYTFKSDTDTEVLINLIEEVQKSEDVKLGKAVQLALNEVVGAYAIAVFDIKKPDEIVVAKLGSPLAIGVGDNEFFIASDASPFIEFTNNAIYLQDEEMAIIRLGKEIKLRKIKNDAVAYPNILELKMNIEEIEKGGYDHFMLKEIYEQPRAILDTYRGRLRAAQGLVKMAGIDENLEKFMNANRIIIVACGTSWHAGLVAEYIFEDLARIPVEVEYASEFRYRNPVITDKDVLIAISQSGETADTLAAIKLAKEKGAYVFGVCNVVGSSIARESDSGAYTHAGPEIGVASTKAFTTQITVLTLIALKLAKEKGAFSQSRFHEFLTELETIPAKVEKVLESNALIEKIAEVYKDSTNCLYLGRGYNFPVALEGALKLKEISYIHAEGYPAAEMKHGPIALIDEQMPVFVIATKRGHYEKVVSNIQEIKSRKGKIIAIVTEGDTQVKELADHVIEVPETLESLTPLLTTIPLQLLSYHIAVMRNCNVDQPRNLAKSVTVE
- a CDS encoding DUF4270 domain-containing protein: MIFLNRLKLPALAVIALVTIFASCEEDLTTVGSGVVGGEPFKNNKAVFDVFAYNKKIKAVATNQLPIYQLGIYDDPLYGRTEAQVTTQVLLPSANPTFGTYSQLLEETENASVLAQIPENETIDSVYLYIPFLTNPTGDADLDGLIDELDADPLDPNSDTDGGGLTDSQEDVKGSNPLDDADDADDADFVADQFAKTFDLDSIYVDSRLYDQDIDNPTFNLKVQQSTFFMRDLDPTANFQEAQEYYSNQEFPANSFGEVLYDSSVVGPLVISSEQIALRQRDDESTEDVIESDQFSYLNPGIRVALDKDFFQENILDKEGSSELTTQANFKEFLRGLHLSVTEGGQDVMFLFNLKSASITVSYSYDSADTDGVVTQQSKQGDLVLNFMQDIFSSTTGLVTSTEGNAANTFVNELYPNEISDNLDTGENASKIYLKGGAGSFAEIKLFDDANSREAINEIKANNWIINNANLVFYVADDNLGAEPQKLYLYNKSTNASLPLSAIDATSQLAEYDGELETSSAAKGVKYTVDVTTYINSLVLDDAENVTLGLTTTPNLFFSTTRNAMLENNVEEELPVANTLTPLGTSLYGSEVSAADSDKKLQLEIFYTETN